A window of Phyllobacterium sp. T1293 contains these coding sequences:
- a CDS encoding thiamine phosphate synthase gives MNNDQTPQRCRIVLIAPPVASADELAKKLTDALSGGDVASVLLSAYETDETLFQTMAETVVPIIQSAGAAAIIVGNTQIAGRVKADGLHLEGPASDLAANVEKFSPKLIVGTGNIKNRHTALEIGEAQPDYVLFGKIGADTTPEAHPRNVELADWWASMIEIPCIVQAGNTLESITDAAATGAEFIALGAAVFGHDKPADAIKEANRLLDEHAPRFED, from the coding sequence ATGAACAATGACCAGACACCCCAACGCTGCCGTATCGTTCTGATCGCGCCCCCGGTTGCGAGCGCCGACGAACTGGCAAAAAAACTGACCGACGCGCTGTCTGGCGGCGATGTCGCTTCCGTGCTGCTCTCAGCCTATGAGACGGACGAAACACTTTTTCAGACCATGGCGGAGACCGTTGTCCCGATCATCCAGAGTGCCGGTGCTGCCGCCATCATCGTCGGCAACACACAGATTGCGGGCCGCGTTAAAGCCGACGGTCTGCATCTTGAAGGCCCGGCCAGTGACCTTGCTGCAAATGTCGAGAAATTCTCGCCCAAGCTGATCGTCGGAACCGGTAATATCAAGAATCGCCACACCGCTCTCGAAATTGGCGAAGCCCAGCCTGATTATGTACTTTTCGGCAAGATTGGCGCTGATACCACGCCTGAAGCCCATCCGCGCAATGTTGAGCTTGCCGACTGGTGGGCGTCAATGATCGAGATTCCCTGCATCGTTCAGGCGGGCAATACGTTGGAAAGCATCACTGACGCAGCGGCAACCGGCGCAGAATTTATAGCGCTCGGCGCAGCCGTTTTCGGCCATGACAAACCGGCAGACGCCATCAAGGAAGCGAACCGGCTGCTTGATGAGCACGCGCCGCGATTTGAGGACTAG
- a CDS encoding sulfite exporter TauE/SafE family protein: MHDLLLNPWFYAAAVPATILIGLSKGGLGGAMGQVGVPLMALVMPPVQAAAIMLPILIIMDVASLWSWRGYRDNRTLKLMLPGALLGIGIGWLTASVVTDDMVKLIVGAVAIIFFARYIFTSAAKRAAAQPHNAAAATFWSTIAGFTSFVAHAGGPPYQVYALPLRQDPKIYNGTSVIFFAIVNAIKVIPYFALGQFDAENLKAAAVLMPIAPLATFAGAWIVKRMRPEVFYPFMYIMILLMGLKLSYDGLAALL; the protein is encoded by the coding sequence ATGCATGATCTCCTGTTGAACCCATGGTTCTATGCCGCTGCCGTTCCGGCCACGATCCTGATCGGGTTGTCGAAAGGCGGCCTTGGCGGCGCCATGGGGCAGGTCGGTGTGCCGCTGATGGCGCTGGTCATGCCGCCAGTGCAGGCGGCGGCGATCATGCTGCCAATCCTTATCATCATGGATGTGGCGAGCCTGTGGAGCTGGCGGGGCTATCGCGACAACAGGACCCTGAAGCTGATGCTGCCGGGCGCTTTGCTTGGTATCGGCATCGGCTGGCTGACCGCATCTGTTGTGACCGATGACATGGTGAAACTCATTGTCGGTGCCGTCGCGATCATCTTTTTTGCGCGCTATATTTTCACCAGCGCGGCCAAACGTGCCGCGGCGCAACCGCACAATGCAGCGGCTGCAACCTTCTGGTCGACCATTGCCGGGTTCACAAGTTTTGTTGCCCATGCGGGCGGTCCGCCCTATCAGGTTTATGCCCTGCCGCTGCGGCAGGACCCGAAGATCTACAACGGCACGAGCGTTATCTTTTTCGCGATTGTTAATGCGATAAAAGTCATCCCATATTTTGCGCTGGGCCAGTTTGACGCCGAGAATCTCAAGGCTGCAGCGGTTCTGATGCCCATAGCGCCGCTTGCAACTTTTGCGGGTGCATGGATTGTAAAACGCATGCGCCCTGAGGTGTTTTATCCCTTCATGTATATCATGATCCTATTGATGGGATTGAAGCTTTCCTACGATGGATTGGCCGCTTTGTTATAA